Proteins encoded together in one Amphritea japonica ATCC BAA-1530 window:
- a CDS encoding GGDEF domain-containing protein gives MQKILQYILPFELPRAFSDNTFNELYNEWDKPSRQIQISVISCLTAFLYVAFTFIDKSSWAPEHVQALMLKSHMLIIAPMMLIISFLAYKGRFYKTVMLLLATSPVVAMLSHAYIASMLTNSPPFLAEGYLCVFWIFIVSGMTFRYALVSAIISSVILLLSAFYLMNLAGTYAIHAFWVFCSFSFGCLGALIFDRSRKAIFAAQQELHRLAITDSLTGVFNRNHLDNVLSQEVGRCLRYNQVFGLLIIDIDKFKSVNDTFGHATGDQVLQKTAQVLSQSIRENDTLIRWGGEEFIVIVLEADEQSLLCFCEKLRKTIEGEDYAVVGKVTVSIGATLFRESDSKEALISRADKVLYEAKEKGRNITVYT, from the coding sequence ATGCAAAAAATACTTCAGTATATTCTTCCATTCGAGCTGCCTCGCGCGTTTTCAGATAATACCTTTAATGAGCTTTATAACGAGTGGGATAAGCCTTCCCGGCAAATTCAAATCTCGGTAATCAGTTGTTTAACGGCGTTTCTATACGTTGCCTTTACGTTTATTGACAAATCATCATGGGCTCCTGAGCACGTTCAAGCATTAATGCTGAAGAGCCATATGTTAATTATCGCTCCCATGATGCTTATTATTAGTTTTCTCGCCTATAAAGGGCGTTTTTACAAGACCGTTATGCTGTTGCTAGCGACCTCTCCCGTTGTAGCGATGTTAAGCCACGCTTATATCGCCAGCATGCTTACCAATTCTCCACCGTTTCTAGCGGAAGGCTATCTGTGCGTATTCTGGATCTTTATCGTTTCGGGGATGACTTTTAGATATGCTTTAGTCAGCGCAATAATATCGTCTGTTATTCTGCTTTTATCCGCCTTCTATCTGATGAATCTTGCGGGTACCTATGCGATTCATGCTTTTTGGGTTTTTTGTAGTTTTTCGTTTGGCTGTCTTGGTGCCTTAATATTTGATAGATCGAGAAAAGCTATATTTGCAGCTCAGCAAGAATTGCATCGTCTGGCAATTACAGACTCTTTAACCGGGGTGTTTAACCGCAACCATTTGGATAACGTCCTTTCTCAAGAGGTAGGTCGTTGTCTTCGATACAATCAGGTTTTTGGTCTCCTGATTATAGATATTGATAAGTTTAAAAGCGTCAACGACACATTCGGGCATGCTACCGGTGATCAGGTTTTGCAAAAGACTGCTCAGGTGCTGTCACAATCTATCCGTGAAAATGACACGCTGATAAGGTGGGGGGGAGAGGAGTTTATTGTAATTGTGCTTGAGGCCGATGAACAAAGCCTTCTCTGTTTTTGCGAAAAGCTTAGGAAAACAATCGAAGGCGAAGATTATGCCGTCGTGGGTAAGGTAACGGTTAGTATTGGTGCAACATTGTTTAGAGAAAGTGACTCTAAGGAGGCTCTGATTTCTCGAGCTGATAAGGTGCTTTATGAAGCAAAAGAAAAAGGGCGAAATATTACGGTTTACACATAA
- the recR gene encoding recombination mediator RecR, with amino-acid sequence MSFSPLIQDLIDAFRCLPGVGPKTAQRMAFHMLERDREGAASLSAALTIAADKVGHCTSCRTLSENDLCQICADNSRDESQICVLESPVDMLAVEQTGGFNGGYFVLMGHLSPIDGVGPDDLGLDKLFSRLESGVVKEIILATNPTVEGEATAHYIAEQIKALNIKVTRIAHGVPVGGELEYVDGGTLAHAMAGRRSMN; translated from the coding sequence ATGTCATTTAGTCCGCTTATTCAGGATTTGATCGATGCCTTTCGGTGTTTACCCGGTGTTGGGCCAAAAACGGCTCAGCGGATGGCATTTCATATGCTTGAACGAGACCGGGAAGGCGCTGCATCATTGTCAGCGGCGCTGACGATTGCTGCCGATAAAGTGGGCCACTGTACTAGTTGTCGTACGCTTTCGGAAAATGATCTCTGCCAGATTTGCGCAGATAATTCACGGGATGAAAGCCAGATATGTGTGCTTGAATCACCGGTAGATATGCTGGCGGTTGAACAGACAGGCGGCTTTAATGGTGGTTATTTTGTTCTGATGGGGCATTTGTCTCCCATTGATGGGGTTGGCCCTGATGATCTGGGGCTGGATAAATTGTTCAGCCGGCTTGAGTCGGGTGTGGTCAAAGAAATTATTCTGGCAACGAATCCCACCGTCGAAGGTGAAGCGACAGCTCACTATATTGCTGAGCAGATAAAAGCGTTGAATATAAAGGTCACCCGCATCGCACATGGCGTGCCTGTGGGGGGAGAACTTGAATATGTTGATGGCGGCACTCTGGCCCATGCAATGGCTGGCCGACGGTCGATGAATTGA
- a CDS encoding YcgN family cysteine cluster protein yields the protein MAHQVFWRSKSLQEMSSDEWESLCDGCSLCCLHKLEDEETNEVYYTSVVCHLLDMDTLFCTKYEERCSLVPQCVKLRPEDVKEFHWLPPTCAYRLVHEGKDLYDWHPLMSGRRESVKEAGASVLNWFEVTDDQVEEDDYIDYLIQ from the coding sequence GTGGCTCATCAGGTTTTTTGGCGCTCTAAGTCGCTGCAGGAGATGTCTTCCGATGAGTGGGAGTCGCTCTGCGATGGCTGCTCTTTGTGTTGTCTTCATAAACTGGAAGATGAAGAGACGAATGAGGTGTATTACACCAGTGTGGTCTGCCATCTGCTGGATATGGATACTCTCTTTTGCACGAAGTATGAAGAGCGTTGTTCACTGGTGCCGCAGTGTGTAAAACTGCGCCCTGAAGATGTGAAAGAGTTTCACTGGTTACCACCGACTTGTGCTTATCGTTTAGTGCATGAAGGGAAGGATCTGTATGATTGGCACCCACTGATGAGCGGACGTCGAGAGTCGGTCAAGGAAGCGGGGGCTTCTGTTTTGAACTGGTTTGAGGTGACTGATGATCAGGTCGAAGAAGATGACTACATCGATTACCTGATTCAGTGA
- a CDS encoding YbaB/EbfC family nucleoid-associated protein, which produces MKGGMGNLMKQAQKMQADMQKAQEEIAKAEVNGESGAGLVKIVMNGRHDVRSVAIDESLMEEDKEILEDLIAAAINDAVRKVESTTQEKMASVTGGMGMPPGFNMPF; this is translated from the coding sequence ATGAAAGGTGGCATGGGCAACCTAATGAAGCAGGCACAGAAGATGCAGGCTGATATGCAGAAAGCACAGGAAGAAATTGCTAAGGCTGAGGTCAATGGCGAATCGGGTGCAGGTCTGGTTAAAATTGTGATGAATGGTCGCCATGATGTACGCAGTGTTGCCATTGACGAAAGCTTGATGGAAGAAGATAAAGAGATCCTTGAAGACCTGATTGCTGCAGCAATCAACGATGCTGTACGCAAAGTTGAGAGTACCACTCAGGAAAAAATGGCGAGCGTAACTGGTGGTATGGGTATGCCACCGGGCTTTAATATGCCGTTCTAA
- the rnd gene encoding ribonuclease D, producing the protein MTEAYNWQQLERAADQPIWITDDEALAQYCKAWQALPLIALDTEFIRVDTFYPVPGLIQIADDKACYLIDPLKIEDYEPMVQLFRDPSVLKVLHAGSEDLELFLYMLGDLPTPIFDTQIAAGFLGWGFSMGYQRLVEHALDVHLEKGETTSDWLQRPLTNSQEHYAALDVAYLPALCQQQQAELAERGMANWAAEETALLLPQMPDRDPDGVTYYQRFSQAWKLSPERIAALRDLTAWRERICRQRDTTRNKVLRNSALLDIVNKWPTTTQALSRVEDVRHQQVRQDGEVILGYLKTAAESAAAKPPAPIQRPLGYQWNKPLKALKAMARAKAEELNIAPEILLRKKDLDALIRTENQGEFSLPPSLSGWRKEVIGDALLEKLQSLEV; encoded by the coding sequence ATGACAGAAGCCTATAACTGGCAGCAACTGGAACGCGCTGCTGATCAGCCGATCTGGATCACTGATGATGAAGCGCTGGCGCAGTATTGCAAAGCCTGGCAGGCATTACCATTGATTGCGCTGGATACTGAGTTCATCCGGGTTGATACTTTCTATCCCGTTCCCGGCTTGATTCAGATCGCCGATGATAAGGCGTGTTATCTGATTGATCCGTTAAAGATCGAAGATTATGAGCCGATGGTGCAATTGTTTCGCGACCCGTCTGTGCTTAAAGTACTGCACGCAGGCAGTGAGGATCTTGAACTATTCCTCTATATGCTGGGTGATCTGCCGACGCCAATTTTTGATACTCAAATTGCAGCGGGCTTTCTCGGCTGGGGCTTTTCTATGGGCTACCAGCGACTTGTAGAACACGCGCTTGATGTTCATTTGGAGAAGGGTGAAACCACGTCGGATTGGTTACAGCGTCCGCTGACTAACTCTCAGGAACACTATGCAGCATTAGATGTTGCTTATCTGCCTGCCCTTTGTCAGCAACAGCAGGCTGAACTGGCAGAGCGGGGGATGGCCAATTGGGCTGCGGAAGAGACAGCTTTGTTGTTGCCGCAAATGCCGGATAGGGACCCGGATGGGGTAACCTATTATCAGCGCTTTAGTCAGGCCTGGAAGTTATCACCGGAAAGAATAGCGGCGTTACGTGATCTGACTGCCTGGCGGGAGCGAATTTGCCGGCAACGGGATACGACTCGTAATAAGGTACTGCGAAACAGTGCTCTGTTGGATATAGTGAATAAGTGGCCTACAACGACTCAGGCATTGTCCCGGGTGGAGGATGTTCGTCATCAACAGGTCAGGCAGGATGGCGAAGTGATTCTTGGCTATCTTAAAACGGCCGCAGAGTCAGCCGCTGCAAAACCACCGGCGCCGATCCAGAGACCCTTGGGTTATCAGTGGAATAAACCCCTGAAGGCGCTAAAAGCGATGGCCCGTGCTAAAGCTGAAGAGCTGAATATAGCGCCGGAAATATTGTTACGAAAGAAAGATCTTGATGCTCTGATTCGGACTGAAAATCAGGGTGAGTTCAGCCTTCCGCCTAGCCTGTCCGGCTGGCGAAAAGAGGTGATTGGTGATGCGTTGTTGGAAAAACTGCAAAGCCTGGAAGTATAA
- the dnaX gene encoding DNA polymerase III subunit gamma/tau, translating into MSYQVLARKWRPAKFTEMVGQEHVLKALVNALDDDRLHHAYLFTGTRGVGKTSIARLFAKSLNCETGVSSTPCGECSACREISEGRFIDLIEVDAASRTKVEDTRELLENVQYAPTHGRFKVYLIDEVHMLSTHSFNALLKTLEEPPPHVKFLLATTDPQKLPVTILSRCLQFNLKNMIPERIVEHLCRVLTAENISYEEPALWLLARSADGSMRDALSLTDQAIAFGAGQVIEADVRAMLGTIDQRLVYRLVDSLAAHDAKALLTSVDELARYSPDYNVVLGDLISLMHRIALAQIVPDAVDNGLGDREMLLDLAGKLTAEDVQLFYQTALMGRKDLPFVPDAREGLEMTLMRMLAFRPVSVSSQGLSQPTEPSAVEPPGVETSAAPVSADAPESIPESAPETETPLVHSEVQALRRVELDSAASSPQSDVETMPQSAQQEGPPDYDESYLQQGSEDQPGKKSETDLVPPAAAGNSPAPEKTFQTTPATPIKSAVDLPWEESPPVASSEPEIRTEDTPKQPENTEQSKPAELSAITSERLAPSLAVASAVVEDNAPVKDIVEPVAEVSPDVNRFNADQWVLLVELIGLTGMTYSIASNTSLESVEGCWRFHYTREQKAMISDVHTDRIRESIGHYFNASVEVEFSLGDYSRETPSQYRDRKRAERQVEAVSSIQNDPVVQRVIERFSGRIDLESVQPID; encoded by the coding sequence ATGAGTTATCAGGTACTGGCGCGTAAATGGCGTCCCGCAAAATTTACTGAAATGGTAGGGCAGGAGCATGTGCTCAAAGCTCTGGTTAATGCGCTGGATGATGACCGGTTGCACCATGCTTACCTGTTTACGGGCACCCGGGGTGTCGGTAAGACGTCAATTGCCCGCTTGTTTGCTAAATCACTCAACTGTGAAACCGGCGTTTCGTCAACCCCTTGTGGTGAGTGTTCTGCCTGCCGGGAGATTAGCGAAGGGCGATTTATTGATCTGATCGAAGTGGATGCGGCGTCCCGTACGAAGGTGGAAGACACCCGTGAGCTACTGGAAAATGTTCAGTATGCACCGACCCATGGGCGTTTTAAGGTATACCTCATCGATGAGGTACATATGCTGTCCACGCACTCTTTCAATGCGTTGCTGAAAACTCTGGAAGAGCCTCCCCCCCATGTTAAGTTTTTGCTGGCGACCACCGATCCGCAAAAACTACCGGTTACGATTCTGTCTCGCTGTTTGCAATTTAATCTGAAAAACATGATCCCTGAGCGGATCGTTGAACACCTTTGTCGGGTGCTGACGGCAGAAAATATTAGTTATGAAGAGCCTGCGCTATGGCTGTTGGCGCGTTCTGCTGATGGGTCGATGCGAGATGCACTGAGTCTAACGGATCAGGCAATCGCTTTCGGTGCGGGGCAGGTAATTGAAGCAGATGTTCGTGCAATGCTGGGCACGATTGATCAGCGACTGGTTTATCGGTTGGTAGACAGTCTGGCGGCTCATGATGCAAAGGCGTTACTGACGTCGGTTGATGAGCTGGCGCGCTATTCTCCTGATTATAATGTTGTGTTGGGTGATCTTATTAGCCTGATGCACCGCATTGCACTGGCTCAGATCGTACCGGATGCGGTAGATAACGGTCTCGGTGATCGGGAGATGTTATTGGATCTGGCGGGTAAATTGACGGCTGAAGATGTGCAGTTGTTCTACCAAACCGCTTTGATGGGCCGAAAAGATCTTCCATTCGTACCCGATGCCCGTGAAGGCCTCGAGATGACGCTGATGCGGATGCTGGCGTTCAGACCTGTCTCGGTAAGCAGTCAGGGGCTGAGTCAACCGACAGAGCCTTCTGCGGTAGAGCCGCCTGGCGTTGAAACATCGGCTGCTCCTGTATCAGCGGATGCTCCGGAATCAATTCCTGAATCAGCCCCTGAAACAGAGACACCTTTAGTTCACTCTGAAGTGCAAGCGCTCCGTCGGGTAGAGCTTGACTCAGCGGCGTCGTCCCCTCAGTCTGACGTTGAGACCATGCCACAGTCGGCTCAACAGGAAGGGCCACCAGATTATGATGAGTCTTACCTGCAACAAGGGTCTGAGGATCAGCCGGGAAAAAAGTCTGAAACAGATTTAGTACCGCCAGCGGCTGCGGGGAACTCTCCTGCGCCGGAAAAAACTTTTCAGACAACGCCAGCTACGCCGATAAAGTCAGCGGTGGATCTGCCATGGGAAGAAAGCCCACCTGTTGCGTCGTCTGAGCCTGAAATACGAACAGAAGACACCCCTAAGCAGCCAGAGAACACCGAGCAAAGTAAACCTGCTGAACTGAGTGCTATCACTTCGGAAAGGTTGGCTCCGTCATTAGCAGTCGCGTCCGCCGTCGTAGAAGATAACGCGCCGGTAAAAGATATTGTTGAGCCAGTCGCTGAGGTGAGCCCGGATGTTAACCGGTTTAATGCTGATCAGTGGGTATTATTGGTTGAATTGATCGGACTGACGGGTATGACGTATAGCATTGCGTCTAATACGTCACTGGAGTCGGTTGAGGGGTGCTGGCGATTCCATTACACCCGCGAACAGAAAGCGATGATCAGTGATGTTCATACTGACCGCATCCGGGAATCTATAGGCCATTATTTTAACGCTTCGGTTGAGGTAGAATTCAGCTTAGGTGATTACAGCCGTGAGACGCCAAGTCAGTACCGGGATCGGAAACGGGCGGAACGTCAGGTTGAAGCGGTCAGTTCTATTCAGAATGACCCTGTTGTACAGCGGGTGATCGAACGGTTCTCGGGCCGTATTGATCTCGAGTCGGTTCAGCCGATCGATTAA
- a CDS encoding HDOD domain-containing protein: MSDFTPHGTDEWVEMIGEQELPALCSTIREIEKLSKDDISSLAKLGQTVLHDHALTSSILKVANSAGYMGRNPVTTVSRASVVLGLTRIKNVCITAKLLNSLLKNRKLTPEVYERLLKLMAQSFHAGMIAKLMMKSYEEDVQEETFIAALLNRFGESAFWSMGGRITVELDKALRQKQVTRPEEAAHIVRRVLGTTFEEMSLGLASSWNMGSVLISSLEEPELRTPELRSVSLSVRLSATLANQHYSRAELDKLLAEAADLMQQDKWKVLAEVERCSEETVELLQSYGAGILTRYIGHDPIVSESRNNESEDPEPSDQALQLKILRELAFLPSEGADFNLIVQTAMEGVHRGIRMRRTIVFLKSRERRSLMPRFISAAGGNQIKQEFVVGLSGSPNIFSHVLNTRQPAWVDNVNAPKWRCYLDSSLRHLIAGDEFFVAPIIWGKVCVGLFYADRNDIAHKAVDQPLSQDDFMAFTLFSQQTNMCLSLIRKSSER; this comes from the coding sequence TTGTCAGATTTCACGCCTCATGGAACCGATGAGTGGGTAGAGATGATCGGTGAGCAGGAGTTGCCGGCATTATGTTCTACTATCCGCGAGATCGAAAAACTTTCTAAAGATGATATTTCCTCTCTGGCAAAATTAGGCCAGACGGTACTTCATGACCATGCGTTAACCTCTTCTATTCTTAAAGTCGCTAATAGTGCCGGTTATATGGGGCGAAACCCCGTGACGACGGTGAGTCGGGCGTCGGTGGTGTTGGGGCTGACACGGATTAAGAATGTCTGTATCACCGCTAAATTGCTGAATAGCTTATTGAAGAATCGAAAGCTGACCCCCGAAGTTTATGAGCGTTTATTGAAGTTAATGGCGCAGTCGTTTCATGCGGGGATGATCGCTAAGTTAATGATGAAGAGTTATGAGGAGGATGTTCAGGAAGAGACTTTTATAGCGGCATTACTGAACCGTTTTGGTGAGAGTGCTTTCTGGAGTATGGGTGGACGGATAACGGTTGAGTTGGATAAGGCGTTGAGACAAAAACAGGTCACCCGGCCTGAAGAGGCTGCCCATATTGTCCGACGGGTACTGGGGACGACGTTTGAAGAGATGAGTCTGGGGTTGGCCAGTTCGTGGAACATGGGTTCTGTGCTGATTAGCTCGCTTGAAGAGCCTGAATTACGCACGCCGGAGTTAAGGTCAGTAAGCCTGTCGGTGCGTTTGAGTGCTACTCTGGCGAATCAACATTATAGTCGAGCAGAGCTTGATAAACTGTTGGCTGAGGCTGCAGATCTGATGCAGCAGGATAAATGGAAAGTGCTGGCTGAAGTTGAGCGTTGTTCAGAAGAGACGGTTGAGCTGTTGCAGTCATATGGTGCGGGGATTTTAACCCGCTATATTGGGCATGATCCGATAGTCTCTGAATCCAGAAACAATGAGTCTGAAGATCCTGAGCCGAGTGATCAGGCGCTCCAGTTAAAAATTCTCCGTGAACTGGCATTTTTACCCAGTGAAGGTGCGGACTTTAATCTTATTGTGCAAACCGCGATGGAGGGTGTCCACAGGGGTATTCGTATGCGCCGGACAATTGTTTTCCTTAAATCTCGTGAGCGGCGTAGTTTAATGCCCCGGTTTATATCTGCGGCCGGTGGGAATCAGATTAAACAGGAGTTTGTGGTTGGTTTGAGTGGTTCTCCTAATATCTTTAGCCATGTATTGAATACCCGACAGCCCGCCTGGGTGGACAATGTGAATGCGCCTAAATGGCGATGTTATCTGGATAGCTCATTACGGCACTTAATCGCAGGAGATGAGTTCTTTGTGGCGCCGATCATCTGGGGTAAAGTTTGTGTCGGATTGTTTTACGCAGATCGCAATGATATTGCACACAAGGCCGTAGATCAGCCTCTAAGTCAGGATGACTTTATGGCGTTTACGCTCTTTTCACAGCAGACGAATATGTGTCTTTCGCTGATTCGAAAAAGCTCAGAACGATAA
- a CDS encoding YcgL domain-containing protein, with the protein MKKICSVYRSSKKDEMYLYVDKAEQLARVPDALKEMFGAPVHVFDMLLTPEKELSRVEAAKVLEDIREKGYFLQMPPPKDDYLLNLHQDRPETGVR; encoded by the coding sequence ATGAAGAAGATTTGTAGCGTTTACAGAAGTTCTAAAAAAGACGAAATGTACCTGTACGTCGATAAAGCAGAGCAGTTAGCGAGGGTGCCTGACGCGTTGAAAGAGATGTTTGGTGCGCCTGTTCATGTTTTCGATATGCTGCTTACACCTGAGAAGGAACTGTCACGGGTTGAGGCAGCTAAAGTGTTGGAGGATATCCGTGAAAAAGGGTACTTCTTGCAGATGCCGCCGCCTAAAGATGACTATCTGTTGAACCTCCATCAGGATCGTCCAGAAACTGGCGTTCGCTAG